The genomic segment TTGACCAGATAGTTCATGTTGTTTAGTTTCTAAAGCGTTGATTTCCTGTTCAATCCGTTCTAGACGTTCTTTAGTTGTACTGGGGCGTTTTTCTTCTCCTGCTAGGGAGAGTTTCTCCATTTGTAACTGCATTAAGCGTCGGTCGATATCTTCTAATTCTACTGGTTTAGAAGTTATTTCCATTTTTAATTGAGCTGCGGCTTCATCGACTAGATCGATCGCTTTATCGGGTAAAAATCGGTCGGTAATGTAGCGTTGGGAGAGGCTAGCTGAGGCTACTAAAGCTGTGTCGGTAATTTTAACGCCGTGATGGACTTCGTATCTTTTTTTGAGTCCTCGCAGAATCGAGATCGTGTCTTCTACGGTCGGTTGTTTGATGTATACTTGCTGGAAACGTCGCTCTAAGGCTGCGTCTTTTTCGATGTGTTTGCGGTATTCATCTAGGGTGGTGGCGCCAATACAGCGCAGTTCCCCTCGTGCGAGCATGGGTTTAAGTAGGTTACCCGCGTCCATGGCTCCTTGGCTGGAACCCGTTCCTACTACTGTATGTAGTTCGTCGATAAATAGGACTATTTGCCCGTTAGATTCTATAACTTCTTTGAGAACGTTTTTCAGACGACTTTCGAATTCTCCTCTGTATTTGGAACCGGCGATCAAACTTCCCATGTCTAGGGAAATGAGTTGACGATTTTTGAGGGATTCGGGTACATCGCCGTTAACGATGCGTTGGGCTAAGCCTTCGGCGATCGCTGTTTTGCCTACTCCTGGTTCGCCGATGAGTACTGGGTTGTTTTTGGAGCGACGCGAAAGTACTTGTATCACTCGTCTTATTTCTTCGTCTCTACCAATCACTGGATCTAACTTACCTGCTTTAGCTTGTTCTGTTAAGTCTCTACCGTATTTACTCAGTGCGTCGTATTGCTCTTCTTGATTTTTTTCTGTGACTTTTTGGGTACCGCGCACGGCTTTGATCTGGACTTCTAAATCTTGAGGATCCAGGTTAAAATTGCGCAGGGTACGTTTACCGATGCGTTCATCTTCAGCAAAACCCATGAACAGATGCTCTATGGAGATGTACTCATCTTGCCAACTGAGTCGGGATGCTTCTGCTCGATCTAAGAGAATGTCTAAACTTCTTCCTAGATAGAGTTGGTCTATTGTGGGCAATCTTCCCTGTTTGCTGGTAAAGTTCTCTAATTGTTGTCTCAAACGAGTAATATCTATATTGACTTTATTGAGTATTTTTTGACCTAGTCCTTTTTGCTCTAGCAATGCTAAGGCTAAATGTTCTACTTCTAGATTTTGATTTTTGTAGAGACGGGC from the Gloeocapsa sp. PCC 73106 genome contains:
- the clpB gene encoding ATP-dependent chaperone ClpB, translated to MQPTDPNKFTEQAWDAIVKSQDVARLYKNQNLEVEHLALALLEQKGLGQKILNKVNIDITRLRQQLENFTSKQGRLPTIDQLYLGRSLDILLDRAEASRLSWQDEYISIEHLFMGFAEDERIGKRTLRNFNLDPQDLEVQIKAVRGTQKVTEKNQEEQYDALSKYGRDLTEQAKAGKLDPVIGRDEEIRRVIQVLSRRSKNNPVLIGEPGVGKTAIAEGLAQRIVNGDVPESLKNRQLISLDMGSLIAGSKYRGEFESRLKNVLKEVIESNGQIVLFIDELHTVVGTGSSQGAMDAGNLLKPMLARGELRCIGATTLDEYRKHIEKDAALERRFQQVYIKQPTVEDTISILRGLKKRYEVHHGVKITDTALVASASLSQRYITDRFLPDKAIDLVDEAAAQLKMEITSKPVELEDIDRRLMQLQMEKLSLAGEEKRPSTTKERLERIEQEINALETKQHELSGQWLGEKQLLEAINNLKEAEDQLRVQVEQAERAYDLNKAAQLKYGKLETLQREREAKEAQLLEIQSQGATLLREEVTEADIAEIVARWTGIPINRLLASEKQKLLELETHLHAKVIGQTEAVAAVAAAIRRARAGMKDPGRPIGSFLFMGPTGVGKTELARAIAQFLFDSEEALVRIDMSEYMEKHAVSRLVGAPPGYVGYEEGGQLSEVIRRRPYSVVLLDEVEKAHKDVFNILLQVLDDGRITDSQGRLVDFRNTIIIMTSNVGGEHILNYAADDQDYEQMCQLAIASLRSHFRPEFLNRIDDLIIFHTLTREELRQIVTLQLQRIERLLAEQKLRLKLSESAKDHLVNAGYDPIYGARPLKRAMQRELENPLATKILDNTFTEGDTIWVDCVDNALTFQLESTPALTTIL